The following coding sequences lie in one Bacteroidota bacterium genomic window:
- a CDS encoding type I restriction enzyme HsdR N-terminal domain-containing protein: MQELNLPKYQFKLKEADGKIKIFDAFRKRYVVLTPEEWVRQNFLQYLITEKKYAASLIAVEAGLKYNELQKRADILVYDKQGSPFLLVECKAPEVKISQDVFDQVARYNMSFKVTYLVVTNGMDHFCCKMDYEKNNYRFLEEIPVF; encoded by the coding sequence GAGCTCAATTTGCCTAAATATCAATTTAAACTAAAGGAAGCGGATGGAAAAATCAAGATTTTTGATGCTTTCAGGAAGAGGTATGTGGTATTGACACCTGAAGAATGGGTGCGTCAGAATTTTTTGCAGTATTTAATCACCGAGAAAAAATATGCAGCATCTTTAATTGCAGTAGAGGCCGGTTTGAAATACAATGAACTTCAAAAACGAGCCGATATTTTGGTTTACGATAAACAAGGAAGTCCGTTTTTATTAGTTGAATGCAAAGCCCCTGAGGTAAAGATATCACAGGATGTTTTTGACCAGGTAGCACGGTACAATATGTCGTTTAAGGTAACCTATTTGGTGGTTACGAATGGGATGGATCATTTCTGTTGTAAAATGGATTATGAAAAGAATAACTACCGGTTTTTGGAAGAAATTCCGGTTTTTTAA